Proteins encoded within one genomic window of Panacibacter microcysteis:
- the uxaC gene encoding glucuronate isomerase: protein MKPFLNEDFLLDNTISQELYHNYAKQMPVIDYHCHLPPKEIASDMQFDNLTQVWLAGDHYKWRAMRANGVDESFITGTRTDEEKFMQWAATVPYTMRNPLYHWTHLELQRYFNIHDLLNKESAVKVYHDCNALLQSKAYSVQNLLRSMNVEVVCTTDDPADDLQYHSQIKAQPFGTKVLPAFRPDAAMNIDHANFNAYVDKIAATTNKEIATLDQYVDALKERHDFFATQGCTIADHGLEEIYAEDFTRAEISSIFSKRRSNIATGYAEQRKFKSYMLLLFAEWNHEKQWVQQFHLGALRNNNTRLLKQIGADCGGDSIGDFPQAKTLSTFLNRLESNQKLTKTILYNLNPADNEVFATMIGNFNDGSVAGKVQWGSAWWFLDQKDGMTKQLNTLSNMGLLSRFVGMLTDSRSFLSYPRHEYFRRILCNLFGTEIQKGELPGDIPWIGKMIQDICYHNAKQYFNW, encoded by the coding sequence TTCGCAGGAGTTATACCACAATTATGCGAAGCAAATGCCTGTAATCGATTACCACTGCCACCTGCCGCCGAAAGAAATAGCCAGCGACATGCAGTTTGATAATCTTACGCAGGTATGGCTTGCCGGCGATCATTATAAATGGAGGGCTATGCGTGCAAACGGTGTTGATGAAAGTTTTATTACCGGTACAAGAACTGACGAAGAAAAGTTTATGCAGTGGGCCGCCACCGTTCCATATACAATGCGCAATCCGCTTTACCACTGGACACACCTGGAACTGCAGCGGTATTTTAACATTCATGACCTGCTAAATAAGGAGTCGGCTGTAAAAGTTTACCATGATTGTAATGCACTGCTGCAGTCCAAAGCATACAGTGTTCAAAACCTGCTGCGCAGCATGAATGTGGAAGTTGTTTGTACAACAGATGATCCTGCTGATGATCTGCAGTATCACAGTCAAATAAAAGCACAGCCTTTTGGCACAAAGGTTTTACCTGCTTTCAGGCCAGATGCAGCAATGAATATTGATCACGCAAACTTTAATGCATACGTAGATAAAATTGCAGCAACAACAAACAAAGAAATAGCAACACTTGATCAATATGTAGACGCTCTTAAAGAAAGACATGATTTTTTTGCCACACAAGGCTGCACCATTGCAGACCATGGCCTGGAAGAAATTTATGCTGAAGACTTTACCCGGGCAGAGATCAGCAGCATTTTTTCGAAGCGCAGAAGCAATATTGCAACAGGCTATGCAGAACAACGTAAATTCAAGTCTTATATGCTGTTGCTTTTTGCAGAGTGGAATCATGAAAAGCAGTGGGTGCAACAGTTTCACCTGGGCGCTTTGCGCAACAACAATACCAGGCTGCTCAAGCAGATTGGTGCCGATTGCGGGGGCGATTCCATCGGCGATTTTCCGCAGGCAAAAACCTTGTCCACTTTCTTAAACAGGCTGGAAAGCAATCAAAAGCTTACCAAAACAATCCTTTACAACCTCAATCCTGCAGATAACGAAGTGTTCGCTACTATGATCGGTAACTTCAATGATGGCTCTGTAGCAGGCAAGGTACAGTGGGGTTCCGCATGGTGGTTTTTAGACCAGAAAGATGGCATGACAAAGCAGCTAAACACTTTGTCAAATATGGGCTTGCTCAGCCGGTTTGTGGGTATGCTTACAGACTCACGAAGTTTTCTTTCTTACCCGCGCCACGAGTATTTCAGGCGCATACTATGCAACCTTTTTGGTACTGAAATTCAAAAAGGAGAGTTGCCTGGCGATATACCGTGGATCGGGAAAATGATACAGGATATTTGTTACCACAACGCAAAGCAATACTTCAACTGGTAA
- a CDS encoding T9SS type A sorting domain-containing protein: MNQSYVCKGRAFISMPSLTVLLLSALFFTLLQSVNAQQATSTIPVSIGRQCGTTSGTADSVMYFVYNKNLSTINRLSACKPDLASPGLASSATSVSFNSADQYLYMVRYRTVNGVPTSYVWRWAPNSCPAGALPVYQTYTNQAIAGLDFDANGMGYQIIFTGASAPYGLALQQIDFTTGTFGPIKNIDLKGKKVYTQNGDLVITPGNQFLMVWDNKYFSLNYSAYSTSTPLAATYIDTVTLTGSSKLVGLAYAQGKLVGSASRDGSGVCGYYDFNIINGKLTNLVEGPMLQYSADMTNITSGIGSAKRLVSATPVSAGVYDLTYDIRVENFGDFQISNLQVQEDLTTIHPLGAAAISNVSTEWVQNPSGIVKSTTYNGITDKNLISSGQVLPNYPKANNYAIIRVKFRMASVEAGVVYYNNASVTGRGYNNVVLQDSTTNGSQADLNSNYKPDDAGENQPTPFSVSVSAETPPCSVINSILYSQDFGNGAALTTTLPSGVTTEYAAGTNPLDDETYIVASNAYNANTTKFVSLTDHTGVGNGRMLLINADVNNYKMFEKEVDITCANVKYSFLLYAANIMNDTYNTFCDAFGGTKQPKITLIVRNADNNNIIATTTTTEITDRWWNAYGMKWVMPAGVTKIKLQVYNTAEGGCGNALAVDDIQFGICDPSPVVAAALASVGCPGQSGTLIASVSDTTGMSSYLQYQWQTYLSAVTGWTNIAGAVTNTYNAIISTGLAVQPSYRIIVAADGNLGNEACQYTSNAIQITPKDISVKPLSVTSNKAFACPGEPVTLTVNGGSLGTNAAWEWRQANCAGTLLGKGSSIVIYPLATASYYVRAAGDCNVTECSFITMPQLCILANESVLLKGSLNGQFSNLVISVVADKQIRFYEIERSFNGIDYTTIRTEQVNDYVNKNGYGFKDVLSAVRENTFYYRVKVTGMNGEVYMSKVLQLSRNGNDFNTSVSPNPASVTAKLSFTSASSSKVAISLVNAQGQVVRKETYVSVEGLNNYTFNNLNNLAAGIYTVTVTDSGKTSRTKLVIQR, encoded by the coding sequence ATGAACCAAAGCTATGTCTGTAAAGGGCGTGCTTTTATTTCCATGCCTTCATTGACTGTTCTCTTACTATCTGCACTATTTTTTACACTTCTTCAGTCTGTAAACGCACAACAAGCAACGAGTACTATACCGGTAAGTATCGGAAGACAATGCGGTACAACTTCAGGCACTGCAGATTCTGTTATGTACTTTGTGTACAATAAAAACCTTTCCACCATCAACAGGTTATCAGCCTGCAAACCTGATCTCGCATCTCCGGGCCTGGCCAGCAGTGCAACCAGCGTAAGTTTCAACTCTGCTGACCAGTATTTATATATGGTTCGCTACAGAACTGTAAACGGTGTACCTACTTCTTATGTATGGAGATGGGCGCCTAACTCATGCCCGGCGGGTGCTTTGCCTGTATACCAGACATACACCAACCAGGCTATTGCCGGTTTGGATTTCGATGCCAACGGTATGGGTTACCAGATCATCTTTACAGGTGCATCAGCCCCATATGGCCTCGCTTTACAACAAATCGATTTTACTACCGGAACCTTTGGTCCAATAAAAAATATTGATCTTAAAGGAAAGAAAGTTTATACGCAGAATGGCGATCTTGTTATAACGCCCGGCAACCAGTTCTTAATGGTGTGGGATAACAAATATTTTAGTTTAAACTACAGTGCATACAGCACATCAACCCCGCTCGCTGCAACTTATATAGATACAGTTACACTTACAGGTTCTTCCAAACTGGTAGGCCTTGCCTATGCGCAGGGCAAGCTTGTGGGCAGCGCATCCAGGGATGGTAGTGGCGTGTGTGGTTATTACGATTTTAATATCATTAATGGTAAACTCACCAATCTTGTTGAAGGCCCCATGCTGCAATACTCTGCCGATATGACCAATATTACATCTGGCATAGGTTCAGCAAAAAGACTTGTATCAGCTACGCCGGTAAGTGCAGGCGTGTATGATCTTACATATGATATACGTGTAGAAAATTTTGGTGATTTCCAGATATCAAACCTGCAGGTACAGGAAGATCTTACAACGATTCACCCGCTTGGTGCTGCAGCCATTTCCAACGTAAGTACAGAATGGGTACAAAACCCCTCTGGTATTGTAAAAAGTACAACTTACAACGGCATTACCGATAAGAATTTAATAAGCAGTGGACAGGTATTGCCTAATTATCCCAAAGCAAATAACTATGCTATCATCCGTGTAAAATTCAGGATGGCCTCTGTAGAAGCTGGTGTTGTTTATTATAATAATGCATCTGTTACAGGAAGGGGCTATAACAATGTTGTATTGCAGGATTCAACAACCAATGGTTCACAAGCTGATCTTAACTCGAATTATAAACCCGACGATGCAGGCGAGAATCAGCCAACACCATTCTCAGTTTCTGTGTCTGCAGAAACACCGCCCTGCAGTGTGATCAATTCCATTTTATACAGCCAGGATTTTGGTAACGGCGCAGCCTTAACCACCACGTTACCAAGCGGGGTAACAACAGAGTATGCAGCAGGCACAAACCCACTTGATGATGAAACATATATTGTTGCGAGCAATGCCTATAATGCCAACACAACCAAATTTGTAAGTCTTACAGATCACACCGGTGTTGGAAACGGACGGATGTTATTGATAAACGCTGACGTTAACAATTACAAAATGTTCGAGAAAGAAGTGGATATAACCTGTGCGAATGTGAAATATTCATTTTTACTGTATGCCGCAAACATTATGAACGATACCTACAACACTTTCTGCGACGCTTTTGGTGGTACAAAACAGCCAAAGATTACGCTCATCGTTCGTAATGCAGACAATAACAATATTATTGCTACCACCACCACCACTGAAATTACTGACCGTTGGTGGAATGCGTACGGCATGAAATGGGTAATGCCGGCCGGCGTTACAAAAATAAAACTACAGGTGTACAATACTGCCGAAGGCGGTTGCGGTAATGCATTGGCGGTGGACGATATTCAATTTGGCATTTGTGATCCTTCTCCTGTAGTTGCTGCGGCGCTTGCAAGCGTAGGCTGCCCTGGCCAAAGCGGAACACTTATAGCCAGTGTTTCTGATACAACGGGCATGAGCAGTTACTTACAGTACCAATGGCAAACATACCTGAGCGCGGTAACCGGCTGGACAAACATAGCCGGTGCTGTGACCAATACATACAATGCTATCATCAGCACAGGTTTGGCTGTTCAACCTTCTTACAGGATTATTGTTGCCGCCGATGGAAATCTGGGTAATGAAGCGTGCCAGTACACTTCCAACGCTATACAGATTACGCCGAAAGATATTTCTGTAAAACCATTATCTGTAACAAGTAATAAAGCGTTTGCATGCCCTGGCGAACCTGTAACACTTACGGTAAATGGCGGCTCATTGGGTACCAATGCAGCCTGGGAATGGCGCCAGGCCAATTGTGCCGGTACATTGCTGGGTAAAGGATCTAGCATTGTTATCTACCCGCTGGCAACTGCCAGTTATTATGTACGTGCTGCCGGGGATTGTAATGTAACCGAGTGCAGTTTTATTACCATGCCACAGCTTTGCATTCTCGCAAACGAATCAGTACTGCTGAAGGGTTCATTAAATGGCCAGTTCTCTAATCTTGTTATCTCCGTTGTTGCAGATAAGCAAATCAGGTTTTACGAAATTGAGAGGAGCTTCAATGGCATTGACTACACTACAATAAGAACAGAACAGGTGAACGATTATGTAAATAAAAACGGCTACGGTTTTAAAGATGTACTTTCTGCTGTTCGCGAAAACACGTTCTATTACAGGGTTAAAGTAACAGGTATGAACGGGGAAGTGTATATGAGCAAAGTGCTGCAACTTTCGCGCAATGGCAATGATTTTAATACGTCTGTTTCGCCAAATCCTGCATCGGTAACAGCTAAACTTTCTTTTACCTCTGCATCTTCATCTAAAGTAGCAATAAGCCTTGTGAATGCACAGGGGCAGGTGGTGCGTAAAGAAACATATGTATCTGTAGAAGGATTGAATAACTATACATTCAACAACTTAAATAATCTTGCCGCAGGTATTTATACAGTAACCGTAACAGACTCAGGTAAAACCAGCCGTACGAAACTGGTTATTCAAAGATAG
- a CDS encoding DUF3291 domain-containing protein, with product MGWAGFLSMALFRLPLLMKSRIRFCKLLGCGKNGTFDIHPDWRQWGIITMQPVATGATVTNRVLYGGFISGWWHFFKCEVYTMLLEPLEGHGKWNGEEVFGQLPRQSGYEGKIAVLTRATIRLSRLKNFWKNVDGVAAKMHRADGFITSVGIGEMPWIRQATFSIWQSKTQMKNFAYKMHEHADVIKKTHKEKWYSEDMFVRFRPLASFGTLHGADPLHAG from the coding sequence ATGGGCTGGGCCGGCTTCCTGTCAATGGCCTTATTCAGGCTGCCGCTGTTGATGAAAAGCAGGATTCGCTTTTGTAAATTATTGGGCTGTGGTAAAAACGGCACATTCGATATACACCCCGACTGGCGACAATGGGGAATTATAACAATGCAGCCGGTTGCCACCGGCGCAACAGTAACCAACAGGGTGCTGTATGGCGGTTTTATAAGTGGGTGGTGGCATTTTTTTAAATGCGAAGTATATACCATGCTGCTCGAACCGTTAGAAGGTCATGGTAAATGGAATGGTGAAGAGGTCTTTGGCCAATTACCCAGGCAATCAGGCTACGAGGGAAAGATTGCAGTACTTACAAGAGCAACCATCAGGCTAAGCCGCTTAAAAAATTTCTGGAAAAATGTAGATGGTGTGGCGGCAAAAATGCACCGTGCAGACGGCTTCATTACTTCTGTAGGCATTGGCGAAATGCCCTGGATAAGACAGGCCACATTTAGTATATGGCAAAGCAAAACACAAATGAAAAACTTTGCTTATAAAATGCATGAACATGCAGACGTAATAAAAAAAACACACAAAGAAAAATGGTATAGCGAAGATATGTTTGTGCGTTTCAGGCCATTGGCATCTTTTGGTACACTCCATGGCGCAGATCCCTTACACGCCGGATGA
- a CDS encoding alpha/beta hydrolase, which translates to MKKVLTIITVFCLSTMSMRAQKTIPLYEGAVPYAKKCEVQQKEIIDTTWNKDGILIVSGVTVPTITVFEAPKEKRNGTAVLIIPGGGYGVIAAGHEGNDFAKAFNDKGITAFVLRYRLPDDACMDNKAYVPLMDAQQALYFIRQHATQYNISIDRVGVMGFSAGGHLAASVGTHFNNAVSKALASANLRPDFLILGYPVISFADDITHMGSRDNLIGKMPKPEMVRYFSNELQVNANTPPTFLVHASDDDAVKVANSIRFYDALIASEVPAEMHIYQKGGHGFGMNNPTTSDKWFDRCLNWMTANKWL; encoded by the coding sequence ATGAAAAAGGTTCTTACAATCATTACCGTATTCTGTTTATCAACAATGTCTATGCGTGCCCAAAAAACTATTCCATTATACGAAGGCGCGGTTCCTTATGCAAAAAAATGCGAGGTTCAGCAGAAAGAAATAATTGACACCACCTGGAATAAAGACGGCATCCTGATTGTTAGCGGGGTAACTGTACCTACCATTACAGTTTTTGAAGCGCCCAAAGAAAAACGAAACGGAACGGCTGTATTGATCATTCCCGGCGGGGGGTATGGTGTAATTGCCGCCGGTCATGAGGGCAATGATTTTGCCAAAGCGTTCAACGATAAAGGTATAACCGCTTTTGTTTTGCGATATCGGTTACCCGACGATGCCTGTATGGACAATAAAGCTTATGTACCATTAATGGATGCACAGCAGGCGCTCTATTTTATCAGGCAGCATGCAACGCAGTACAATATTAGTATAGATAGGGTGGGGGTAATGGGTTTCAGCGCCGGTGGCCACCTGGCTGCATCTGTAGGCACACATTTTAATAATGCGGTTAGCAAAGCACTTGCATCGGCCAACCTGCGTCCTGATTTTTTAATACTTGGCTACCCTGTCATCAGTTTTGCAGATGATATTACGCATATGGGTTCGAGAGATAACCTGATTGGTAAGATGCCAAAGCCAGAAATGGTTCGTTACTTCTCCAACGAGTTACAGGTTAATGCCAATACACCACCCACCTTTCTCGTACATGCTTCAGATGATGATGCGGTTAAAGTGGCCAACAGCATCCGGTTTTACGATGCCCTTATTGCCAGCGAGGTTCCGGCTGAAATGCATATTTATCAGAAAGGCGGACATGGCTTTGGTATGAATAACCCCACTACCAGCGATAAATGGTTTGATCGTTGCCTTAACTGGATGACCGCCAATAAATGGTTATAG
- a CDS encoding DnaJ domain-containing protein — MSAKDYYKVLGVKPDASGDEIKRSYRRLALKYHPDKNPGDVVAEATFKEVAEAYEILSDNVKREDYHYKRFYTYNYKYKEKERVTPQTIVKAAQKIQDLTAGADPFRMNQDALFFQVEDVLSENNLELLVRENATAEKQVILLALLNACRLMEFSFYQQLHDKMLLLASDATAKTVTQFYRRKKREADWGKYKTAGAVVLAILMCLAIFLAGKL; from the coding sequence ATGTCAGCCAAAGATTATTATAAAGTGCTGGGTGTAAAACCGGACGCCTCCGGCGATGAGATCAAACGTTCTTACAGGCGGCTGGCACTAAAATACCACCCTGATAAAAACCCCGGTGATGTAGTGGCAGAAGCCACGTTTAAAGAAGTGGCAGAAGCTTATGAAATCTTATCAGACAATGTAAAACGGGAAGATTATCATTATAAACGATTCTACACTTATAACTACAAGTACAAAGAAAAAGAACGGGTAACGCCACAAACGATTGTTAAGGCAGCTCAAAAAATACAGGATCTTACGGCGGGTGCCGACCCATTCAGGATGAACCAGGACGCATTGTTTTTCCAGGTAGAAGACGTTTTAAGTGAAAACAACCTTGAATTGCTTGTGCGAGAAAATGCAACAGCAGAGAAACAGGTAATATTGCTGGCCCTGCTCAACGCCTGCAGGCTGATGGAGTTTTCATTTTACCAACAACTGCACGACAAGATGCTGCTGCTGGCCAGCGACGCCACAGCAAAAACAGTAACGCAATTTTACCGGAGAAAAAAACGGGAGGCAGACTGGGGGAAATACAAAACCGCAGGCGCCGTTGTGCTGGCCATTCTTATGTGCCTGGCAATTTTCCTGGCAGGAAAACTATAA
- the smc gene encoding chromosome segregation protein SMC, with the protein MRLKSLEIKGFKSFADKTTVNFDEGITGIIGPNGCGKSNIIDSIRWVIGEQKISALRSENLEALVFNGSRTRSASGLAEVSLTFENTRNLLPTEFSTVTVTRRFFKNGDSEYRLNDVACRLKDIHNLFMDTGVSTDSYAIIELGMVDDIIKDKENSRRRMLEQAAGITIYKTRKKEAKSKLDATEQDLNRIEDLLFEINNQLKSLENQAKKAEKYFEIKKDYKEISVELAKAALEGFNITYRELNEQQETETNKRVQLEAEIATEEAAIEQEKVGFVEKERTLQSMQYEFNVLQQDVRTQENEKNLATQKLHYLKEKENNLKDFLAKAEGQLNGITESIEFSQLQVTEEEGKLKELEERLISAKEAVEEKRNLFDEKRGSVDSLRAQYQQTQRGQFDAEKKVAVADTSIQNLQRAQTQLTDEKQNRAAQVAQLENELQEKESLLENKRIDLQQLQEQHERTKEQILETQAQLEGLRNELAEENRKLDARKNEHALLKSLIDSMEGYPESVKFLHKNPEWNNAAPILSDIIYVNEAYRAAVENVLEPYLNYYVVNTLHEGLTAVHLLDAHKKGKANFFILDKLSESTGETNQPANTIPALSVIEVDDQYRKLAEHLLGNVYIAENEDAIENADGAVILEKTGKYVRGKYTLTGGSVGLFEGKKIGRAKNLEKLHDEIVLQEAVVNALRAEIKQKHNEVIGYSEQLKENAIKQTENEINQLTNQVFATRNKIENLQSAQQNAQQRLEDIEYRLQDEQDAISSTREQLGELNQQLQATAQELKLVEQDYQLAEQDYNKATAQYNENNLLLTRQQSKIAAIRQELVFKRNQLNDLQNQVTSNTQQLAEAAGNITESQEALAQSEALLVELLRRKEEEEKKLNEADQTYYNLRNALQAKESELRHKTKSREMVEHLLAEIKDKLNELKLQLAGMKERLNVEFKIDLDEILDQPRKTDTPLEELQSTADRMRKRLENIGEVNPTAIEAFQEMKKRYEFILEQKNDLVEAKESLLQTIQEVEATANQQFLDTFNRVRDNFQKVFKALFTEEDTADLILENPENLAETGIDIIAKPKGKRPSSITQLSGGEKTLTATALLFSIYLIKPAPFCILDEVDAPLDDANVGKFTQMIKKFSENSQFIIVTHNKQTMGAVDVIYGVTMQEPGVSKLVPVDFRSLSN; encoded by the coding sequence GTGAGACTAAAATCTTTGGAAATAAAAGGCTTCAAAAGCTTTGCAGATAAAACTACTGTGAACTTCGATGAAGGTATTACTGGCATTATCGGTCCCAACGGATGCGGTAAAAGCAATATTATAGACTCAATTCGGTGGGTAATTGGCGAACAAAAAATTTCGGCCCTTCGAAGCGAAAACCTCGAAGCGTTGGTTTTTAACGGCAGTCGTACCCGTAGCGCAAGCGGCCTTGCCGAAGTAAGCCTTACATTCGAAAACACCCGTAATCTCCTGCCAACAGAATTCAGCACAGTAACCGTAACCCGCCGGTTCTTTAAAAATGGTGACAGTGAGTATCGTTTAAATGATGTGGCCTGCCGCTTAAAAGATATCCATAACCTGTTTATGGATACCGGTGTTTCTACAGATAGTTACGCCATCATAGAATTAGGTATGGTGGATGATATTATCAAAGACAAAGAAAACAGCCGCCGCCGTATGTTGGAGCAGGCAGCCGGCATTACCATATACAAGACAAGGAAAAAAGAAGCCAAAAGTAAATTAGATGCAACTGAGCAGGATCTTAATCGTATAGAAGATTTACTCTTCGAAATAAATAACCAGCTCAAATCTCTTGAAAACCAGGCGAAAAAAGCGGAGAAGTATTTTGAAATAAAGAAGGACTACAAAGAGATTTCGGTAGAGCTGGCAAAAGCGGCTTTGGAAGGCTTCAATATTACTTACAGGGAACTAAATGAGCAGCAGGAAACTGAAACCAACAAAAGGGTGCAGTTAGAAGCCGAAATTGCCACTGAAGAAGCCGCGATTGAACAGGAGAAAGTTGGCTTTGTTGAAAAAGAAAGAACGCTTCAGAGTATGCAGTATGAATTCAATGTATTGCAGCAGGATGTTCGGACACAAGAAAACGAAAAGAACCTTGCCACACAAAAACTGCATTACCTCAAAGAAAAAGAGAATAATTTAAAAGATTTTCTCGCTAAGGCAGAAGGACAATTAAATGGCATTACAGAGTCTATCGAATTCAGCCAGTTGCAGGTAACAGAAGAAGAAGGTAAGCTAAAGGAACTGGAAGAAAGGCTTATCAGCGCAAAAGAAGCAGTTGAGGAAAAGCGTAACCTTTTCGATGAAAAGCGCGGTTCTGTAGATAGTCTCAGAGCGCAGTACCAGCAAACACAACGTGGCCAGTTTGATGCAGAAAAGAAAGTGGCGGTTGCCGATACCTCTATCCAAAACCTGCAGCGGGCACAAACCCAACTTACCGATGAAAAGCAAAACCGCGCTGCCCAGGTAGCACAACTGGAAAATGAATTGCAGGAAAAGGAATCTTTACTGGAAAATAAACGCATCGACCTGCAGCAGTTGCAGGAGCAGCATGAAAGGACAAAAGAGCAGATTCTTGAAACACAGGCACAACTTGAAGGTTTGAGGAACGAACTGGCAGAGGAAAACCGCAAACTTGATGCAAGAAAGAATGAGCATGCATTATTAAAAAGCCTGATCGACTCAATGGAAGGTTATCCTGAGAGTGTAAAATTCCTGCACAAGAATCCGGAGTGGAACAATGCTGCGCCTATATTGTCTGATATTATCTATGTGAACGAAGCCTACCGGGCCGCAGTGGAAAATGTGCTGGAACCTTATCTTAACTACTACGTGGTTAATACCCTGCACGAAGGCCTTACTGCGGTTCACCTGCTTGACGCACATAAGAAAGGTAAAGCCAACTTTTTTATACTTGATAAGTTAAGCGAAAGCACCGGCGAAACAAACCAGCCTGCCAATACTATACCTGCACTAAGCGTGATTGAAGTGGATGACCAGTATCGTAAACTGGCAGAACATCTTCTCGGCAACGTATACATCGCTGAAAATGAAGATGCCATTGAAAATGCTGACGGCGCGGTAATACTTGAAAAGACAGGTAAATATGTAAGAGGAAAATATACGCTCACCGGCGGAAGTGTAGGTTTATTTGAAGGTAAAAAGATTGGTCGCGCCAAAAACCTTGAAAAGCTGCACGACGAGATTGTACTGCAGGAAGCTGTGGTAAATGCGTTAAGAGCAGAAATAAAGCAGAAGCACAATGAGGTTATTGGCTATAGCGAGCAATTAAAAGAAAATGCCATTAAGCAAACGGAAAACGAGATCAACCAGCTTACCAACCAGGTTTTTGCTACAAGGAACAAAATTGAAAACTTACAGTCTGCACAGCAAAATGCACAACAAAGACTGGAAGACATTGAATATAGGTTACAGGACGAGCAGGATGCCATTTCCTCTACCCGGGAACAGTTGGGAGAATTAAACCAGCAACTACAGGCTACAGCACAGGAACTTAAACTGGTAGAGCAGGATTACCAGCTTGCAGAACAGGATTATAATAAAGCCACTGCCCAATACAATGAAAACAATCTTTTGCTTACAAGGCAGCAAAGCAAAATTGCTGCTATCAGGCAGGAGCTTGTGTTTAAAAGAAACCAGTTAAACGACCTGCAAAACCAGGTTACCAGCAACACACAACAACTTGCAGAAGCTGCCGGTAATATTACTGAAAGCCAGGAAGCGCTTGCACAAAGTGAAGCATTGCTGGTAGAACTGTTACGGAGAAAAGAGGAAGAAGAGAAAAAACTGAACGAGGCTGATCAAACATATTACAACCTTCGTAATGCTTTGCAGGCAAAAGAGAGTGAACTGCGGCACAAAACAAAAAGCCGCGAAATGGTGGAGCACCTGCTGGCAGAGATAAAAGACAAATTGAACGAACTCAAACTGCAACTGGCAGGTATGAAAGAGCGGTTAAACGTGGAGTTTAAAATAGACCTCGACGAAATACTTGATCAGCCCAGAAAAACGGATACGCCACTGGAAGAATTACAGTCAACAGCTGACAGAATGCGTAAACGCCTTGAAAATATTGGTGAAGTAAACCCCACAGCTATAGAAGCCTTCCAGGAAATGAAAAAGCGTTATGAGTTTATTCTTGAGCAAAAGAATGATCTTGTTGAAGCAAAAGAGAGCCTGTTGCAAACCATACAGGAAGTAGAAGCCACTGCCAACCAGCAGTTCCTTGATACGTTCAACCGTGTACGGGATAATTTTCAGAAAGTGTTTAAAGCATTGTTTACAGAAGAAGATACTGCGGACCTTATCTTGGAAAACCCGGAAAATCTTGCAGAAACAGGTATAGATATTATCGCCAAGCCAAAAGGTAAACGACCATCGTCAATCACACAGTTGAGCGGGGGAGAGAAAACACTTACAGCTACAGCATTACTGTTTTCCATTTACCTTATCAAGCCTGCACCATTTTGTATTCTCGATGAGGTAGATGCACCACTGGATGATGCCAACGTTGGCAAGTTTACGCAGATGATCAAGAAGTTTAGCGAGAACTCGCAGTTCATCATCGTAACACACAATAAACAAACAATGGGTGCTGTAGACGTTATTTATGGGGTAACCATGCAGGAGCCTGGTGTAAGTAAACTGGTGCCGGTTGATTTTAGAAGCCTCAGTAATTAA
- a CDS encoding DUF3592 domain-containing protein has translation MIKITIILYLTCFGLYLLFSRTPDFIDGEITKATIHYIKDSTTGKPEPFAFYKTDRKSYAVKAGYHFRSLKEGQQVDLIFEGAQPKQAAVYSWWGYWITTGEVLFSIGLLVVMYYIAVSVTNNPTPEAVMEQLNYKPVKKRKYET, from the coding sequence ATGATCAAAATTACCATCATATTATACCTTACATGCTTTGGTTTGTACCTGCTTTTTTCAAGAACCCCGGATTTTATCGACGGAGAAATTACCAAAGCCACCATTCATTATATAAAAGATTCCACAACCGGAAAGCCCGAGCCGTTTGCGTTTTACAAAACAGATAGAAAGTCTTACGCAGTAAAGGCAGGTTATCATTTCCGCAGCTTAAAAGAAGGCCAGCAGGTAGACCTTATCTTCGAAGGCGCCCAGCCAAAACAGGCTGCCGTGTATAGCTGGTGGGGTTACTGGATCACTACCGGTGAGGTGCTGTTTTCAATCGGGTTATTGGTTGTCATGTACTATATCGCTGTTTCCGTAACAAATAACCCCACACCCGAAGCCGTTATGGAACAACTGAACTATAAGCCTGTAAAAAAGAGAAAATACGAAACCTGA